The genomic stretch TATTAGCTGTCATTATTTATGCGCTCCATATCTTCACACCGTTGGCCTTGTATACAGATCGAATGGATATTAATCCAGCCGAAGTGGTTGTCACGATTGCACTGACTCAATCCACAGTCTTCTCTTTGTTCCGTTTTTTGAACATGTACACAAATAGAAGGCAAATAAAATGGAGTAAATTCACTTTGTTAGCAGGAAGCTTCCTGACTGGTGTTGCTGTAGTTGGGTTAGGTTACAGCATTCTCGCGGCCTTTGTTTCTTCTTCATCTGCTGAAGATGACGGGCTGTTATTTTTGCTGCCTGTAGGTATTATCTTGTTTATAAATATATTCCTAACCGTTATACCACTGTTTTACAGAAACCGGACATTGCTGACGATGCATCAGCTCTATCAATCCTTATTTGATGACAATCCTTATGCAGTCTTCGCTGTTGAAGCGGACAATACAATTCAGCATGCAAATAAGAAAAGTACGCATGTAACAGGCTTTGATAATGATGCTATTCCATGCTTGGATGCCGCATCTTTATTTCCTGATAAAGAAACTTTTCAGGAGAACCTTACAATTCTTAAAAGCGGCAGCCCCCAGCAATGGGATACCAAGCTCGTCCAGCGTTCAGGTAAGCACATTGATGTACATGTGACCGGTATACCGACAATTATTAGGCAGCAGGTTGTCGGCTACTTTCTCGTAATGAAAGATACATCTCAAACAAAAGAAACTGCAAAACAAATACAATTTCTTGCTTATCATGATGATTTAACCAGACTGCCGAATCGCCGCTTAATGCAGCAGACCATGCAGCAATATACAAAGAAGCACAAGCCGTTCAGTATTATGCTCATTGATTATGACCTTTTCAAACGGATAAATGACATTTTCGGCCATTCCTTTGGTGATGAAGTTCTGATGGAAACGGCCGATCGACTGACGAAAATTCTTGATGGCAGCGGTACTGTCCACCGGGTCGGCGGTGATGAGTTCCTGCTGATTGTTCCAGGTGAGCCGACTACTCAAATCGCGCAAGCAATTGTTAATAAGTTCCAGCAGCCAATGCGTATTCAAGAATACGAACTCGTCTTACAAGCTAGCATCGGAATTGCTTCCTATCCGGCAGATGCAGAGGATATGGATAATCTATATAAATATGCCGATATTGCGATGTACCAAACAAAAGAGAACGGCGGCAACGGCTATACAGTCTTTCAGCAAGAAATGGCAGAGAAACAAGTACTTCGATTTGAGATAGAACACGAATTACAGAAAGCGATTGAGACGAAAGCATTCGACTTGTACTTCCAGCCTAAATTCCATAGTTTCAAACGAAACATAACAGGAGCTGAAGTACTGCTTCGCTGGAACCATTCAGAGCGCGGTTTTATACCACCAAATGTCTTCATCCCCATCGCTGAAGAAAGCGGCCTAATCGTTGAAATAGAACGAAGTGTCATTGAACGTGTTATGGCTTGTTTGGCAGATTGGGAACAGGCAGCAGATCATGAAACGCCACGTATTTCCATTAACGTATCTGTCAGCACTTTTCTGCAGGATGATTTCTCCACCTTCTTCTGTGACCGTCTGCAGCACTACAATATTTCAGGTTCTTTACTGGAACTTGAGATTACCGAACGTGTTGTCATGCAAAATGAAACGAAAATCAATATGATTTTGCAGAAGCTGCGGGAGACAGGTGTCCGAATTAGTATTGATGACTTTGGTACCGGCTACAGCTCCTTGAGTTATTTGGATAAGCTCCAGGTCGATATTCTCAAGATTGATCAAACGTTTATCCAGCACATTCAGCACAACCAGACAATTGTTGCTGCCATTCAATCATTGGCTGATAACTTACAGCTTCACACCATTGCCGAAGGTGTCGAAACCGAAGAACAGCTAAAAAAACTCCGTTTACTCGGCTGCACAGAGGTGCAAGGCTACCTATTCTCCAAGCCGCTGCCGCAAGCTGACTTTGAAGCTTCCTATATTGAGAAGATACCCGCCGAGCATTAAGTCTGCGGGTATTTTGTATAAGCATTTGCTTGTTCCCGCATACTAATAGCCAATACCTTAAGAGGATGTGGATTTTGTGCGGACGTATGCAAACAGAAAAGCAATCCTGCTTTGTATAGCAGCAATACTTATCTTTGTCTCCCCTCTGTTTTTACTTGGAGATCAAGCTCATATCCGCGTCCACGATAATCTTGACTCCAACTTGGCGTGGTATAAGGTACTCGCCGAAAGCGGCCAGTTATTTGGCGGAGTTCACGCCGTTATTCCTCAGATAATTAGCGGTTTGCCGAGAGACGCACTTGGTACCGAATGGACACTTATCGTTTGGCTGCACACCTGGTTTCCGACAATGACAGCTTATGCTATCAGCCAGCTGCTCACAAGACTGGTCGCTTTTCTAGGTATGTATTTGCTGCTTCGTACGCACATAATCCGGAATGAGAAAGCACATTGGATTGTTGCTTTCGTATCACTTGCTTTTGCGCTCACACCTTTTTGGCCCTCAGGAATGCTCAGTACAATGGGGCATCCTTTAGCGCTGTGGGCTTTCCTGTCTATACGTGCTCAGAAAGCCACTTGGAAACATTGGGTTGTCATTACACTGCTTCCCTTCTATGCGAGTTTCGTACTTGGCTTTTTCTTTTTCCTCGCTCTGATGGGAATCATCTGGCTAGTCGATGTCATTCGTTATCGGCGTTTAAATTTGTTTTTTTTGATCAGCATTGTGTGGATGACAGCTGTGTTCCTCGCGACAGATTATCGACTCGTCTACACAATGATTGCAGGGTCCGAGACGATGCATCGGGTGGAGTTCGTCTCTTCCAGACAAGATTTTTCGCAAACGCTTCGTTTATTTCAGAAAAACTTTTTACTAGGTCACAACCACGTGATGACGCTCCATACACTTGTCATTCTTCCTGGGCTCGCGATTGCACTGCTGCTTGTTCTTTTCACAAAGAGACGCACAAGACCAATGCATATCTATCTAGGCCTGACGGGATTAAACCTGCTCCTCTCCTTTTGGTATGCGCTGTGGTTCAACAAGATATGGAAGTTCCCAAAAGAACATGTCGATCTGTTATCTGCGTTTAACTTTGCTCGCTTCCATTTTTTGCGCCCACTCGTCATCTACATTAGTTTCGGCTTAGCTTGTTATTTGTTATGGCAGCTTGGCAGACGAAGCGTTCGCGGATTAGTTTATGTACTTCTTTGCCTGCAGCTCGTCGTATTGGCTTTATCAAATGAAGAGATTGTTTACCGCTATAAGCAAGCTCCTTCAGTTGGAGAATTTTATGCCGTCGAACAGTTTCAGGAGATCCGCGATTATATTGGACTGCCGCAAAGCGCTTATAAAGTAGCAAGTATTGGCCTGCATCCTGCCATCGCGCAATATAACGGGTTTTATACAGTAGATACATACAATAACATCATTCCACTTGCGTACAAGCATCAATTCCGCGAAGTAATTGCTGATGAACTTGCAAAAGACAAACAATTAAAACGTTATTTTGATGAGTGGGGCAGCCGCTTATACATCTATTCTGCAGAGTTAGGCAAACACTATGACTTCCGTAAGCATTCGAGCAAGACTATCCAAAGTCTCGAGTTAAACACGCTCGCATTACACGATTTAGGCGGTAACTTTATCCTATCTTCCGTTCCGATTGAGAACGCTGCAGCTAACAACCTGCAATTCGAGCAAAGTTTCGATCATCCTGATTCAGCGTGGCGTATCCATCTGTACCGGGTGCAATCAAAGGAGGGAATGCATTGACTTCTTCATTACCTGTACTGACTTTAGTAATTCCTTGCTATAACGAAGAAGCAATATTGACTGATACATGCGCGAAGCTTAGTTCTACATTGGCTTCCCTAATGGTAGAACAGCTCATCTCACCAGCAAGCACCATCCTCTTCGTTGATGATGGCAGCAAAGATCATACGTGGCAGCTGATTAAAATCGAGCACCTAGCCAACCGGCTCGTTACCGGTATTAAACTAGCGTCTAACGCTGGTCATCAGCGCGCACTTCTTGCTGGTATGATGCATGCCAGACATTATGCAGACTGTGTTATCACACTGGATGCTGATCTGCAAGATGACATCTCCGTGATTCGTACATTCGTACTGCGTTACTTGGAAGGATATGAAATTGTATACGGCGTCCGTAACAATCGAGCCTCCGATACTCGTTTTAAGCGCAATACTGCCGCCCTTTTTTACCGGTTCATGGATACGCTTGGCATCCGGTTAATCTCAAATCATGCTGACTATCGGCTGCTGAACAAGCGAGCGTTAGATGAGCTAAGCCGTTATGGGGAATCTAAATTATTTCTGCGTGGCATCATTCCGCAGATCGGATTCAAGTCCGACATCGTTCCTTATGAAAGAAAACGGCGTCTGGCCGGGGAAACAAAATATCCGCTCAAGAAAATGCTTAGCTTTGCCTTTGAAGGAATTACATCTTTCAGTGTCGCACCAATTCGGTTGATAGCTGCAATTGGTTTCACACTATTTTTAGTCAGTATGCTTGCGGCTTGTTATGCGGCTTTTCAGAAGTTATTCGGTGATCCTGACGCTGGCTGGACATCTTTAATTATCTCTATATGGCTTCTGGGCGGTCTCCAATTGATGGCAATTGGGATTATTGGTGAATATATTGGTACTATTTTTGCAGAAGTAAAAAAACGCCCTCTGTATTCGATTGATTCTAAGTTGGAGCAAATACATTCAATAAGCACACCAAAATTTACAAAGACTTAACATTTTTTTGCATTAGGTCAGCTTTTCTGTTAGAATAGCTTACAAACAGGATACCCCCAAAATATTTCTGTTTGTTTGCTGCTGTGTGCTCAGCAGCATGAAAAAAGCCACTCTTTTGAGTGGCTTTTTTGCTTTGTCTCTATTCTTGTTAATCTCCGCTAATCCGTGATTCCCTCGCGGCTTCTGTCTGCTTTTCTACATAACTGCTGTACTTTTTATGCCAAAACTTGATGGATACTATATAAAGAATGATATTGGCAACAACAAGAACAGCAACTGATGGCCAGAACCAGTTTGACACAGCAGCATGCTCATAAGCTAAGCCAATTGGCGAGAAGACCACGTAAACAAGTAAGATAGCCATAATTAATGTAATGGAAGCAGGAATAGCATGCTTCCAAGGAACCAGATGATCTTCCCCACTTTCCGCATAAAAGACCGGCTTGATTGTTTGAAGTGGTTTCGCCTTTGCCATAATTAGCATAAAGGCTACTTCGATTGCGAGTAAGATGCCATATACATGGATATAATTGATTCCTGGATCCCAATCGAATATCTGTCGGAATCCCCAAACCATCATGTAATACGCAATAACATGGAATCCAATAACCACTTTTGCTGCAATAGAAGGAATTCGCTTGAAAAGCATCCCCATTAAAACAATAACAAGGATTGGAATATTAAAGAATCCTGTAAATTGGCGGATTAAGTTCCATAATCCATTAGGTGCATACATCAAGAATGGTGCAACAAAGAAGGATACGAGCGCAATGAAAATGCCGAGTATCTTGCTGACCTTGATAAGTTTATCGTCAGAAGCTTCCGGATTGAAGACAGGTTTGTAAATATCAAGCACAAGCAGCGTTGCCACACTGTTTAGTATGGAGTTAAAGCTGCTTAAAACCGCCCCAAATAGTACAGCAAGAAAGAATCCCAGCATCCAAATCGGCAGCACGTCGCTAACTAAAGTCGGGTAACTCAAATCGCTATCTCGGATAGAATCACCATACATATGGAATGCAATAAGACCGGGAAGGAGCATGAAAATCGGTACTAATAGTTTGAGATAACCAGTGAACAGGACACCTTTTTGTCCTTCTGCAAGGTTTTTCGCACCTAGTGCACGCTGAATAACATATTGATTCAGTGCCCAATAGAACAGGTTAGCAAATATAATACCTGTAAAAATAGAAAAGAATGGAACATTATCATCACTGCTGCCGATAGCATTTAGTTTCTCAGGGCTATTTTGAACAATATGCTTCATCCCCTGGACCATACTCCCATCACCAAGCATGATAAATCCAAGTATTGGAACAAGAAAACCGATAATAACAAGTCCAATTCCATTCAGAGTATCGGATACTGCTACAGCGCGTAATCCTCCGAAAATAGCATAAATTGCCCCAATAATACCAACGAACCAAAT from Terribacillus sp. DMT04 encodes the following:
- a CDS encoding bifunctional diguanylate cyclase/phosphodiesterase, which gives rise to MFSFIDIPGIHLIYTIISILLLSVLTLVVLYVSQHMMRTRVTAWKVVMVSALAGVSGTLATFLFILSIDANQLQYAPTLFFLVSFLVSAVGGAITLRMIRIPIENTQYNLLLSVLLAVIIYALHIFTPLALYTDRMDINPAEVVVTIALTQSTVFSLFRFLNMYTNRRQIKWSKFTLLAGSFLTGVAVVGLGYSILAAFVSSSSAEDDGLLFLLPVGIILFINIFLTVIPLFYRNRTLLTMHQLYQSLFDDNPYAVFAVEADNTIQHANKKSTHVTGFDNDAIPCLDAASLFPDKETFQENLTILKSGSPQQWDTKLVQRSGKHIDVHVTGIPTIIRQQVVGYFLVMKDTSQTKETAKQIQFLAYHDDLTRLPNRRLMQQTMQQYTKKHKPFSIMLIDYDLFKRINDIFGHSFGDEVLMETADRLTKILDGSGTVHRVGGDEFLLIVPGEPTTQIAQAIVNKFQQPMRIQEYELVLQASIGIASYPADAEDMDNLYKYADIAMYQTKENGGNGYTVFQQEMAEKQVLRFEIEHELQKAIETKAFDLYFQPKFHSFKRNITGAEVLLRWNHSERGFIPPNVFIPIAEESGLIVEIERSVIERVMACLADWEQAADHETPRISINVSVSTFLQDDFSTFFCDRLQHYNISGSLLELEITERVVMQNETKINMILQKLRETGVRISIDDFGTGYSSLSYLDKLQVDILKIDQTFIQHIQHNQTIVAAIQSLADNLQLHTIAEGVETEEQLKKLRLLGCTEVQGYLFSKPLPQADFEASYIEKIPAEH
- a CDS encoding DUF6044 family protein; translated protein: MDFVRTYANRKAILLCIAAILIFVSPLFLLGDQAHIRVHDNLDSNLAWYKVLAESGQLFGGVHAVIPQIISGLPRDALGTEWTLIVWLHTWFPTMTAYAISQLLTRLVAFLGMYLLLRTHIIRNEKAHWIVAFVSLAFALTPFWPSGMLSTMGHPLALWAFLSIRAQKATWKHWVVITLLPFYASFVLGFFFFLALMGIIWLVDVIRYRRLNLFFLISIVWMTAVFLATDYRLVYTMIAGSETMHRVEFVSSRQDFSQTLRLFQKNFLLGHNHVMTLHTLVILPGLAIALLLVLFTKRRTRPMHIYLGLTGLNLLLSFWYALWFNKIWKFPKEHVDLLSAFNFARFHFLRPLVIYISFGLACYLLWQLGRRSVRGLVYVLLCLQLVVLALSNEEIVYRYKQAPSVGEFYAVEQFQEIRDYIGLPQSAYKVASIGLHPAIAQYNGFYTVDTYNNIIPLAYKHQFREVIADELAKDKQLKRYFDEWGSRLYIYSAELGKHYDFRKHSSKTIQSLELNTLALHDLGGNFILSSVPIENAAANNLQFEQSFDHPDSAWRIHLYRVQSKEGMH
- a CDS encoding glycosyltransferase family 2 protein; the encoded protein is MTSSLPVLTLVIPCYNEEAILTDTCAKLSSTLASLMVEQLISPASTILFVDDGSKDHTWQLIKIEHLANRLVTGIKLASNAGHQRALLAGMMHARHYADCVITLDADLQDDISVIRTFVLRYLEGYEIVYGVRNNRASDTRFKRNTAALFYRFMDTLGIRLISNHADYRLLNKRALDELSRYGESKLFLRGIIPQIGFKSDIVPYERKRRLAGETKYPLKKMLSFAFEGITSFSVAPIRLIAAIGFTLFLVSMLAACYAAFQKLFGDPDAGWTSLIISIWLLGGLQLMAIGIIGEYIGTIFAEVKKRPLYSIDSKLEQIHSISTPKFTKT
- a CDS encoding solute:sodium symporter family transporter, whose amino-acid sequence is MFSIGEIIFILVTCAIFMALVAAVSYYMTKGNVGTADEYFLAGRGLTGVFIAGSLVLTNLSAEQLIGLNGQSFANNMSGMAWEVTAGLAAIIMAIFLLPKFLGIGISTVPEFLSKRYDETVRRMTVILFLLGYMCVTIPSMLYSGGVAVLQLFDLPELLNITYTQALWLTIWFVGIIGAIYAIFGGLRAVAVSDTLNGIGLVIIGFLVPILGFIMLGDGSMVQGMKHIVQNSPEKLNAIGSSDDNVPFFSIFTGIIFANLFYWALNQYVIQRALGAKNLAEGQKGVLFTGYLKLLVPIFMLLPGLIAFHMYGDSIRDSDLSYPTLVSDVLPIWMLGFFLAVLFGAVLSSFNSILNSVATLLVLDIYKPVFNPEASDDKLIKVSKILGIFIALVSFFVAPFLMYAPNGLWNLIRQFTGFFNIPILVIVLMGMLFKRIPSIAAKVVIGFHVIAYYMMVWGFRQIFDWDPGINYIHVYGILLAIEVAFMLIMAKAKPLQTIKPVFYAESGEDHLVPWKHAIPASITLIMAILLVYVVFSPIGLAYEHAAVSNWFWPSVAVLVVANIILYIVSIKFWHKKYSSYVEKQTEAARESRISGD